The following DNA comes from Hahella chejuensis KCTC 2396.
GAGATATTCAAAGCGGGCGGCTGGTGCGACTGCTGGAGGATTACCCTTCCCACACCCACACGTTGTTCGTGGTCTTTCCCGCCCAACGCTATCAGCCGAAGAAGCTGATTTATTTCAAGGAACTATTAATCGAGTGGTTCAGTGGACGGCCGGAATTCTTTCAACGGTTATGAGGCCGCGTCCCGTTTAGAAAGTTACTCCTGCTCTTTCTTGACGAATAGACGCTGGAACAAACGCTCGGACTCCTGCATGCCTCGTTCGGTCAAGGCGACGGATTTGGTTTTCTCCACCGGGTCGTGGATCAATCCCTTTTCGTAGAGTCGGTTCATAACTTCCCAGTCAAAGCTTTTCCAGGCCCGATTGCCCTGATGCAGCGTCAAATGCAGCAGCGCCAATACGGCTTCGTCAATCTTCTCCTCATCAATCACCATCGTCATCGCCCGATCTCCTCTGTTTCGATAAAAACCAAGCACAGAATACGTCTGCGCGGCGGACTGCGCCTGACGCACAAGTCCAGTCCTGTTCAGATAAATTAGCGAAAGCAGCTTGTCCGTCAGCATAGTACGAAGGAAAACGTTCGAACATACGCTACCGGGGAGCAGGCGTTTTCACAAGAGGCGCCCCGCCTGAATAAAAAAAGCCACCGGGACAGGTGGCCGCCTGATTTTTAACATGCCAATGTTATTGCCATGTTAATAGGCTAAGCGCCTATGACGCTCTACAGGTCGCAGCGAGAGGGCTTCATGATGAAGTCAGAATCCATTCGTGATCTGGATCGTTGTGGAATTTCCAGTCACGAACGGGTCCCGCCATCACATTGAGGTAATAGGATTCATAGCCGTGGGGCACGCCGACCGGGTGATAACCCTCGGGCACGATCACACAATCACCGTCGTACACGGACATAGTTTCATCCAGGGAGCGGTCGTCGTTGTA
Coding sequences within:
- a CDS encoding DUF6429 family protein, yielding MTMVIDEEKIDEAVLALLHLTLHQGNRAWKSFDWEVMNRLYEKGLIHDPVEKTKSVALTERGMQESERLFQRLFVKKEQE